The Anomaloglossus baeobatrachus isolate aAnoBae1 chromosome 4, aAnoBae1.hap1, whole genome shotgun sequence genome contains the following window.
CCGAGCTAAggccaagacccgctcatcccgggcaggactgcagttcccggtcggtcgtgtgcacaggcttctccgcaagggcaactacgccgagagggtgggcgccggcgctccggtctatctggccgctgtgctggagtatctgaccgctgagatcctggaattggccggcaatgccgcccgggacaacaagaagacccgcatcatcccccggcacctgcagctggccgtgcgcaatgacgaggagctgaacaggctgctgggtggggtgaccatcgcccagggaggcgtcctgcccaacatccaggccgtgctgctgcccaagaagacggagagcagcaagaagggcaagtgacgccgctgaccccgcatcatccacaacacaaaggctcttctaagagccaccaccccgtcctcacaggagctggccccgtcctcacaggagctggcccccgtcctcacaggagctggccccgtcctcacaggagctggccccgtcctcacaggagctggccccgtcctcacaggagctggcgccgctGATAATTCATGTTGTGTTAATGGGAAATATAGCAATAGGCAGGGTAATGTGTATCAGGATGTTAGTACATTGGGTATAAGTGGTACTGGTAGTTTATGATTTGAGGCTTTGCGCCGAGTAATAGGCGCTGTTATGACCTTTCTCAGAGGGAGCTCGGGACGGTGCTGAGCGCTGCAAGAAAAGTGAGCGCCTCCGATCCCGTATCCTCCATAACCAATGGCTCTTCTGACTGATCTGTGCAGAACTGCAGATCTTGTATAATAGTGGAGGTTTTGTATAACGCAGAGTTATATTCCTGTCATATTAGTATTGGATTTGCAGAGCGAATAATGCAGTATCCTATTGGGTTGGCACAGTGGGTATAAGTGGCACTAAACGTTTTTCATGTGGTGTCACCCGCATTCACTGCTCCGAGCTTATACACGATCCCCACCCTCCATGTCTGTAGCGAGAGATGCTGAATACAAGCCGCTGTTGTGCCCTTTCTCCAGGGATTGGGGCCGGTGATGGGCGCTGTCCATTAGATGGGTATAATGTGGGCAGAAGTTGCTTCTCTACCTGCGCCTCCTGATAACTCCACTAGTGCAGAGCGACCCTGTGTTCCTGCCCCGTCCCCAATCCTCATGTGGCGGAGCAGTGATAATGACTAGAGCCAACAGTATTGGTATACCCCCGTATCGTATCATGTAtcgcgcctctatatagagctgtacagaccacacagaagcacagccgcctctgtatagagctgtacagaccacacaggagcacagccgcctctatatagagctgtacagaccacacaggagcacagccgcctctatatagagctgtacagaccatacagaagcacagccgcctctatatagcgctgtacagaccacacaggagcacagccgcctctatatagcgctgtacagaccacacaggagcacggccgcctctatatagagctgtacagaccacacaggagcacagccgcctctatatagcgctgtacagagcacacagaagctcagccgcctctatatagcgctggacagagcacacaggagcacggccgcctctatatagagctgtacagaccacacaggagcacggccgcctctatatagcgctgtacagacgacacaggagcacagccgcctctatatagagctgtacagacca
Protein-coding sequences here:
- the LOC142302608 gene encoding histone H2A type 1, with the translated sequence MSGRGKQGGKTRAKAKTRSSRAGLQFPVGRVHRLLRKGNYAERVGAGAPVYLAAVLEYLTAEILELAGNAARDNKKTRIIPRHLQLAVRNDEELNRLLGGVTIAQGGVLPNIQAVLLPKKTESSKKGK